In Gammaproteobacteria bacterium, the following are encoded in one genomic region:
- a CDS encoding XRE family transcriptional regulator produces the protein MIGERIQQARKAAGLSLRDLAELAEITAMAISKYERNESTPSSKVLLALSKALNVRTEYFFRQVSVELENVEHREHEKLPAKEEAKVYADVKEQLERWIELEEFIPSPWSVPFVLPEDLPRQIESFDEIEDVADKIRTEWQLGLNPIPVLIDTLEAKGIKVFITQYDGHKHFNGLSATVNGSPVVVVGKHWPGDRQRFTLAHELGHLVLNGRLNKDLDEELACHRFAGAFLAPQSKVKANLGNKRTWIEPRELMILKHEYGLSMGGWLYRARDLGILPNQHFGKLWGYFNKHGWKEQEPDPQFPQETARMFEQLVYHALAEDLVGESKAAELLGMSVSALHACRNMECSQDVVNQ, from the coding sequence ATGATCGGAGAACGGATACAACAAGCGCGGAAAGCTGCCGGTCTGTCATTGCGGGATTTGGCTGAGTTGGCCGAGATTACAGCAATGGCGATCTCCAAATATGAACGGAACGAGTCCACGCCTTCGTCGAAAGTTTTGCTCGCCTTGTCAAAAGCACTAAATGTTCGCACCGAATACTTCTTTCGCCAGGTCAGTGTCGAGCTAGAGAACGTTGAACATCGTGAACATGAAAAACTGCCTGCTAAAGAAGAGGCAAAGGTATATGCCGACGTAAAAGAGCAACTTGAACGTTGGATAGAACTGGAGGAATTTATTCCGAGTCCCTGGTCTGTTCCTTTTGTCCTTCCGGAAGACTTGCCACGTCAAATAGAATCATTTGATGAAATCGAAGACGTCGCGGATAAAATACGCACCGAATGGCAACTCGGCCTAAACCCGATTCCTGTGCTGATAGATACCCTCGAAGCAAAAGGTATTAAAGTCTTTATTACTCAATATGACGGACACAAACATTTCAATGGACTGTCTGCTACCGTCAACGGAAGTCCTGTTGTAGTAGTAGGAAAGCATTGGCCGGGAGACCGTCAGCGTTTTACCTTGGCGCATGAGCTAGGCCACTTGGTGCTCAATGGGCGCCTCAATAAAGACTTGGACGAAGAACTCGCTTGTCATCGTTTCGCAGGTGCATTCCTGGCACCACAAAGCAAAGTAAAAGCGAATCTCGGTAACAAACGAACCTGGATAGAGCCGCGCGAACTCATGATACTCAAACACGAGTATGGCTTAAGCATGGGCGGATGGCTTTATCGTGCACGCGATCTCGGTATATTGCCGAACCAGCATTTCGGAAAACTATGGGGATACTTCAATAAACATGGCTGGAAAGAACAAGAGCCCGACCCACAGTTTCCTCAAGAAACGGCTCGTATGTTTGAACAACTTGTTTACCATGCCTTAGCTGAAGACCTTGTTGGCGAATCAAAAGCTGCGGAATTACTAGGAATGTCAGTATCGGCACTCCATGCCTGTCGGAACATGGAGTGTTCGCAAGATGTTGTTAATCAGTGA
- a CDS encoding 5'-nucleotidase: MPVDLSQYLVIGISSRALFDLSAENRIYDEQGLRAYEDHQLAHENDILKPGPGFPLVKAFLKLNQTLPGERTTEVVIMSRNSAETSLRIFNSIEHYGLDIQRAALTGGETLAPYLHAYKIDLFLSLYEDDVQAAVNANIAAALLYETPAHPEQTEIDQIRIAFDGDAVLFSDESERIYKEQGLDAFVKHERDNKQKPLPEGPFAKLLKSLAYIQNQHPSKPKPIRTALVTARASPAHERVIRTLRAWDVDLDETFFLGGMPKGEVLKAFRPHIFFDDQLVHCESANAHGVAVGRVPYIKSTA, translated from the coding sequence TTGCCAGTCGATCTCAGTCAGTACCTCGTTATTGGAATATCCTCGCGGGCCTTGTTTGACCTGAGTGCGGAGAATCGCATTTATGACGAGCAGGGGCTCCGGGCCTATGAAGACCATCAACTCGCCCACGAAAACGACATCCTCAAACCCGGCCCCGGTTTTCCGCTGGTAAAGGCCTTTCTCAAACTCAATCAAACCCTGCCCGGCGAGCGCACCACCGAGGTGGTGATCATGTCGCGCAATTCGGCCGAGACCAGTCTGCGCATATTCAACTCCATCGAACACTACGGCCTCGATATTCAACGCGCCGCGCTCACCGGCGGTGAAACCCTCGCGCCATATCTGCACGCCTACAAAATCGATTTGTTTTTGTCGCTGTATGAAGATGATGTGCAAGCAGCAGTCAACGCCAACATCGCCGCCGCCTTGTTATACGAAACACCGGCGCATCCCGAGCAGACAGAAATTGATCAAATCCGCATTGCCTTCGATGGCGACGCGGTGTTGTTCTCCGACGAGTCCGAACGCATCTATAAAGAACAAGGCCTGGACGCCTTCGTCAAACACGAACGCGACAACAAACAAAAACCCCTACCCGAAGGCCCGTTCGCAAAATTACTCAAATCCCTCGCCTATATACAAAACCAACACCCAAGCAAACCCAAACCGATACGCACCGCACTCGTCACCGCCCGCGCCAGCCCCGCACACGAACGCGTCATCCGCACCCTGCGCGCCTGGGACGTCGACCTCGACGAAACGTTTTTCCTCGGCGGCATGCCCAAAGGCGAAGTCCTCAAGGCATTTCGCCCACACATATTTTTCGACGACCAACTCGTCCACTGCGAAAGCGCGAACGCGCACGGGGTGGCGGTGGGGAGGGTGCCGTATATAAAATCAACAGCTTAG